In Dermacentor variabilis isolate Ectoservices chromosome 11, ASM5094787v1, whole genome shotgun sequence, one genomic interval encodes:
- the LOC142564582 gene encoding uncharacterized protein LOC142564582, with translation MQSLRELTGLDPRDLTSEEDLVLVKPHEPWPSLEPLPDGVRAHRDGAYLRLGRDSLVAGLKAGYLAKISAQVAVFAGCPRFCCSRRFQEAVTQLCCRATTVVLVHNLNTLWDLLALFPALDTLYLLHDLAVHQQWTPPAEDDGVPHALANGESGDHVSLSPVRASLRLLYGDCDALRLNHLFLGTGATLSLAQQCANLIELEANIVEQATGAPPKLPELDAEAGAPRPWSSLVLGCALPREEVFVSADIVLEAAKRCPVLRHLQIVASNEAAVYSAGAFQELRSLSVLYRTADGSPSKKCRYRAVSAVLSKFSLEALCLRAFSAVSLTGLATSCARLRRLQLVDCELCDLELLDDAFPQLEELEVSYVPPKGLVRLIAACPNLRSLSIRDRGASFGFLREASCPKAGRLARLEQVALNADRSLREMGLEERDLRMTVDALPALARVAVDSFEARLFLAEYAPRLELDWSTCSVCAARFPQWNREHVDLWAHAHKSPDG, from the exons ATGCAGAGCCTGCGTGAGCTCACGGGCCTGGATCCGCGCGATCTGACCTCGGAGGAGGACCTGGTGCTGGTCAAGCCCCACGAGCCGTGGCCGTCGCTCGAGCCTCTGCCCGACGGGGTCCGCGCCCACCGCGACGGGGCCTACCTGCGCCTCGGTCGAGACTCGCTGGTAGCGGGACTCAAGGCGGGATACTTAGCCAAGATCAGCGCCCAG GTCGCGGTGTTTGCGGGCTGTCCCCGCTTCTGCTGCTCGCGTCGCTTCCAGGAGGCGGTGACGCAGCTGTGCTGCCGCGCCACCACCGTGGTGCTGGTGCACAACCTCAACACCCTGTGGGACCTGCTCGCCCTGTTCCCGGCGCTGGACACCCTCTACCTGCTGCACGACCTCGCGGTGCACCAGCAGTGGACGCCACCCGCGGAGGACGACGGGGTGCCGCACGCTCTAGCCAACGGCGAGTCGGGTGACCAC GTCTCGCTGTCGCCGGTGCGCGCCAGTCTTCGGCTCCTGTACGGTGACTGCGACGCCCTCCGCCTGAACCACCTGTTCCTGGGCACCGGGGCGACCTTAAGCCTGGCACAACAATGCGCCAAC CTGATCGAGCTGGAGGCCAACATTGTGGAGCAGGCGACCGGCGCGCCACCAAAGCTTCCAGAGCTCGATGCGGAGGCCGGTGCCCCGCGCCCATGGAGCAGCCTGGTGCTGGGCTGCGCGCTACCCAGGGAAGAG GTGTTCGTGTCGGCGGACATCGTTCTGGAGGCGGCGAAGCGCTGTCCCGTGCTCCGCCATCTGCAGATCGTCGCGTCCAACGAGGCGGCCGTCTACAGCGCCGGCGCGTTCCAG GAGCTGCGGTCCCTGTCGGTGTTGTACCGCACCGCCGACGGCTCGCCGTCGAAGAAGTGTCGCTACCGCGCCGTCTCCGCCGTGCTGTCCAAGTTTTCGCTCGAGGCCCTCTGCCTGCGCGCCTTCTCGGCCGTCAGCTTGACCGGGCTGGCCACCAGCTGTGCCCGACTACGCCGGCTGCAGCTGGTGGACTGCGAGCTGTGCGACCTCGAACTGCTGGACGACGCGTTCCCACAGCTGGAAGAGCTGGAG GTGAGTTACGTGCCGCCCAAGGGTCTGGTGCGTCTGATCGCCGCCTGCCCGAACCTGAGGTCGCTGTCGATCCGCGACCGGGGCGCCTCGTTCGGCTTCCTGCGCGAGGCCTCGTGTCCCAAGGCGGGGCGCCTGGCCAGGCTCGAGCAGGTGGCGCTGAACGCCGACCGGTCGCTGAGGGAGATGGGCCTCGAGGAGCGCGATCTGCGCATGACCGTGGACGCGCTGCCGGCGCTGGCTCGCGTCGCCGTCGACTCGTTCGAGGCGCGCCTCTTCCTGGCGGAGTACGCGCCCCGTCTGGAGCTCGACTGGTCCACGTGCTCCGTGTGCGCGGCCAGGTTCCCGCAGTGGAACAGGGAGCACGTGGACCTGTGGGCGCATGCGCACAAGTCCCCAGACGGCTAG
- the LOC142563916 gene encoding uncharacterized protein LOC142563916, with product MEQPEETVPREEDLAAEPGPPMVAAPSRGCEYDTTCLAMALGLGGSVAAFVGIVVFFYFYNAQTEDHTRTCGEVMAWGVGYLKAKFESCVGSGTCSGSRCEAEEAVTCTSPIPWFESRCQCCDWCLLRTLACLNTDHDRGSFQYCRKICRHL from the exons ATGGAGCAGCCAGAAGAGACAGTGCCCCGCGAGGAGGACCTTGCCGCCGAGCCGGGCCCGCCGATGGTTGCCGCCCCCAGTCGAGGATGCGAATACGAC ACGACCTGTTTGGCGATGGCACTCGGCCTCGGCGGCTCCGTCGCTGCCTTTGTTGGCATTGTCGTCTTCTTCTACTTCTACAACGCACAGACGGAAGATCACACGAGGACCTGCGGTGAAGTCATGGCCTGGGGCGTGGGCTACCTCAAAG CCAAGTTCGAGTCCTGCGTGGGCTCTGGGACCTGCAGTGGCTCCAGGTGCGAAGCGGAGGAGGCCGTAACCTGCACCTCGCCGATACCCTGGTTCGAGAGCAGGTGTCAGTGCTGCGACTGGTGCCTCCTCCGGACGCTCG CGTGTCTCAATACAGACCATGACCGGGGAAGCTTCCAGTACTGCCGAAAAATTTGCAGGCACCTGTGA